In Zea mays cultivar B73 chromosome 7, Zm-B73-REFERENCE-NAM-5.0, whole genome shotgun sequence, the following proteins share a genomic window:
- the LOC103631933 gene encoding uncharacterized protein, whose translation MPHTEIHPIRRRRRRRNMEAILMADDEDWVYVLSPEERVEAVAVAVEETVDEEVEAVAVAIEETVDEDVEDVAVAVEETVDEDMEDVAVEETVEEDAEAVAVADAVTVTVTAAIAGEDNPQDAAAAEEQEESDEEEEEAKVGAQPAAEELLPNIDEQGEDEEPAAALDDVLPYLLYHYFGYRGAYGPATRSGYGYYYYGGEATGSGYGYSETYRYLPGYETMVVYQAPPHAFSASFLYPYGYPGPAYVPSVRRRRAVLARRGSYAAGARILALVMI comes from the coding sequence ATGCCCCACACCGAGATTCATCcaatccgccgccgccgccgccgccgaaacATGGAAGCGATCCTGATGGCCGACGACGAAGACTGGGTTTACGTCCTCTCACCTGAGGAGAGGGTGGAGGCTGTTGCTGTCGCCGTTGAGGAGACGGTGGACGAGGAAGTGGAGGCTGTTGCTGTCGCCATTGAGGAGACGGTGGACGAGGATGTGGAGGATGTTGCTGTCGCCGTTGAGGAGACAGTGGACGAGGATATGGAGGATGTTGCCGTTGAGGAGACGGTGGAGGAGGACGCGGAAGCTGTTGCCGTTGCCGACGCCGTCACCGTGACCGTCACCGCCGCCATTGCAGGAGAGGACAATCCAcaggacgccgccgccgccgaggagcaggaggagagcgacgaggaggaggaggaagcgAAGGTCGGAGCGCAGCCAGCGGCGGAAGAGCTCCTGCCCAACATCGACGAGCAAGGAGAAGACGAGGAGCCGGCGGCTGCCCTCGACGACGTCTTGCCGTATCTTCTGTACCACTACTTCGGCTACCGCGGCGCGTACGGCCCCGCTACACGATCTGGGTACGGCTACTACTACTACGGCGGCGAGGCTACAGGATCTGGTTACGGCTACAGCGAGACGTACCGGTACCTGCCGGGATACGAGACGATGGTGGTGTACCAGGCGCCGCCACATGCCTTCAGCGCCAGCTTCTTGTACCCGTACGGGTACCCGGGCCCCGCGTACGTGCCGTCGGTCCGTCGCCGTCGAGCCGTCCTCGCACGCCGTGGCTCCTACGCAGCCGGAGCCCGGATCTTGGCATTAGTCATGATTTAA
- the LOC103631932 gene encoding protein ESSENTIAL FOR POTEXVIRUS ACCUMULATION 1, which translates to MAATPDRANADLRHGLSVDTPLPPQIAREKQGLDTEIPLSPQWLMKVGENKDPVSHGIRSDVSKTSGAGEDQGYNTKKKDVFRASVLDGETGRRDRWRDDEREPNSTHRWSRWRETDKEHGDARKAERWSDDTSKHSVDGRRVPQERWGDSNNKDGSYDQRRENKWTARWGSNDKESENWRDRWGDSGKEGDAYREKGLSHHGKDANSYEKDDNISRSWKPSYSAGRGRGDLPNYTSQTLPKSPAPSGYGRGKLDNDFAKFPNSRGKFTSGTSAISSGSSRPFHLGLLSDRPGGISDRSAFRYSRLKLLDIYRNCDVTDFKLSVDCLEELSVFMQEDVLEPLALSAPVAEEATILKAIDKGDIVNSGVHQASKDGSVGKAGREDQPGGVEVSGLAGNTDLAARGEPMHPATSTYVVPQRSQFIGEHKLGPSEFGHQIPNFLNQESKTVGMLGFDNFASPVHSHPNPENLSLYYKDPQGQIQGPFSGADIIGWFETGYFGIDLLVRPVNAPHDVPFLMLGDVMPHLRAKVRPPPGFATSKPSDMLAPETLPTGKFVSSSMQAGSTGIGIFDSGPIRKDNAVEAQNRFLESLMSNSARNPSAGTISITGGMNELVSTSFGNISVRGGESGVNLNYLLAQKGLLERQNSLQNPVSYWTGDAPASKVHPMADTSRQSLQSQNVDLLAMLQPKEKPQVPTGNSGLPLCSNYPEASIVNPNLHSGDLAQGALNMRQDMQNSQNIGIGVQQHNLMPQNRPALAQLPSEKLAEMSQDPQLLNMIRQDLQNSQNIGIGFQQHNLMPQNRPALAQLPPEKLAEISQDPQMLNMLQQQYLLSQLQLQSQTPFTPQPPLSMLDKMLLLKQQQQQQQLQQQQQQLQQQLEQQQKLLLQQQLLSQMVPHAHPNQHTDDSYALKYTSVPSDDSTSLGFRRMQEAIEVDQKFSVHGMQVGQQPSQSIMNFRNMDGIALLQNPVTALPVPHETAVGALPKEDHSRPGMSEDFANVDLQLKSTMVHSKLVEVADRNEGFKSHEVDTAAEKNKMSEKELNSGSTIIMGSASDEAKNLHEPPLDPKSENLSSDISGQVQESNLSAEDTPPGITAAVATEVKVTDTQETKKAEKKRKQKKKQAAADAGKGTSKAVVAQQQRQETEVDNSDIGGNKHDLTDDTEELFWGSPIRVQNEILPSKSFPEEHDADKAESQFSSLSSDPHSMASQRAWKQPTQGLRPKSLLEIQAEEQLRAQKGLTTETAKPAASVPSISWSGMSISSEQHYGGSNISLGSMESAVERNKRSQLHDLLAEEVLARSSIADNENNANDAFFSPLSPAAVQADAPALDDNDFIEAKDKKNKKRSAKTKASTVKAPSPVVSFDPPAISMPSEKGKSAKQAQQELEILPAPPSGPSFGDFVLWKSDQTSSVPAPAWSNDSAKVQKPLSLRDIQREQERRTASIQQQAPSPTPAKVAPNQRSHVNASSWQASGPPPSQAVAPVQMSSNAPSHSRSSAEDDLFWGPSEHSKQDTKQSEFPSLLSQSRSSMMKDHSALNRQKSQAGRLPVPSAATANQSGKGKAEATNKQTEAMDFRDWLDSEWAKLTGTNDVSFLEFCIKQSTTEAEILLHENIGSLDRNHEFIDKFLNYKAFLSADVIHMAFQAPSSRGDGAGWANPAAAARGGTVIDAELDGGGKKKGKKGKKVSAAVLGFNVASNRIMMGEIQNVD; encoded by the exons atgGCCGCCACTCCGGACCGAGCCAATGCCGACCTCCGCCATGGCCTCTCCGTCGACACCCCCCTGCCGCCCCAGATTGCCAGAG AGAAGCAAGGCCTTGATACTGAAATACCCCTTTCTCCTCAGTGGCTTATGAAGGTGGGGGAAAACAAG GATCCTGTTTCACATGGTATCCGCTCAGATGTTTCAAAAACATCAGGGGCTGGTGAAGACCAAGGCTACAATACGAAGAAAAAGGATGTTTTCAGGGCTTCAGTTCTTGATGGTGAAACTGGGCGTCGTGACCGCTGGCGCGATGATGAAAGGGAACCAAATTCAACCCATCGGTGGAGTCGCTGGAGGGAGACAGATAAGGAACATGGCGATGCACGCAAAGCGGAAAGATGGTCAGATGACACCTCCAAGCATTCTGTGGATGGACGTCGTGTTCCGCAGGAGCGCTGGGGCGATTCCAATAATAAGGATGGCAGTTATGACCAACGACGTGAGAATAAGTGGACTGCACGTTGGGGTTCCAATGATAAGGAGTCTGAAAATTGGCGTGATAGGTGGGGGGATTCAGGCAAAGAGGGTGATGCTTACCGTGAAAAAGGTTTATCTCACCATGGGAAGGATGCCAACAGTTATGAAAAGGATGACAATATTTCTCGTTCATGGAAACCTAGTTATTCCGCAGGCCGTGGGCGTGGAGATTTGCCAAATTATACTTCTCAGACACTGCCGAAATCACCTGCTCCTTCTGGATATGGTAGGGGGAAGCTAGACAATGATTTTGCAAAGTTTCCAAACAGTCGTGGAAAGTTCACATCTGGTACAAGTGCAATCAGTAGTGGATCTTCACGACCATTCCATCTTGGTCTTCTTTCTGACAGACCTGGTGGTATATCAGATCGTTCGGCATTCAGATACAGTAGGCTGAAATTGCTTGACATATACCGAAATTGTGATGTCACTGATTTTAAGTTATCTGTTGATTGTTTGGAGGAACTCTCTGTGTTCATGCAAGAGGATGTTTTAGAACCTTTAGCACTATCTGCTCCTGTTGCTGAAGAAGCG ACCATTTTAAAAGCTATTGACAAAGGGGATATCGTAAACAGTGGTGTCCATCAGGCTTCTAAAGATGGTTCTGTTGGAAAAG CTGGTAGAGAAGACCAGCCAGGAGGTGTGGAAGTCTCAG GTCTTGCTGGAAATACTGATTTGGCAGCAAGAGGGGAACCAATGCATCCTGCGACATCTACTTATGTTGTTCCACAAAGGTCACAGTTTATTGGAGAACATAAACTTGGACCATCTGAATTTGGGCATCAAATACCTAATTTCTTAAATCAAGAATCAAAAACTGTTGGCATGTTGGGTTTTGATAACTTTGCCAGTCCAGTGCATTCTCATCCTAATCCAGAAAACCTCTCTCTATACTATAAAGATCCACAAGGTCAAATTCAAGGCCCTTTTTCTGGTGCCGATATTATTGGCTGGTTTGAGACTGGTTATTTTGGCATTGATTTGCTGGTTCGTCCAGTGAATGCACCCCATGATGTTCCTTTCTTAATGCTTGGGGATGTTATGCCTCACCTGCGAGCAAAGGTAAGGCCCCCACCAGGATTTGCCACTTCAAAGCCAAGTGATATGCTAGCTCCAGAGACCCTACCTACAGGGAAGTTTGTCAGCTCTAGCATGCAAGCAGGATCAACTGGCATTGGAATATTTGACAGTGGGCCAATCAGGAAAGATAATGCTGTTGAGGCTCAAAATCGTTTCCTGGAGTCACTTATGTCCAATAGTGCGCGGAATCCTTCGGCAGGCACTATCTCTATAACTGGAG GTATGAATGAACTTGTTAGTACTAGCTTTGGCAACATTTCTGTGCGCGGAGGTGAGAGCGGGGTCAATCTGAACTATCTTTTGGCACAGAAAGGACTGTTGGAGAGACAAAACTCTTTGCAAAACCCTGTTTCATATTGGACAGGAGATGCTCCAGCATCAAAAGTACATCCCATGGCTGATACATCTCGCCAATCTTTGCAATCTCaaaatgttgatttactagccatGCTGCAACCAAAGGAGAAGCCTCAAGTTCCTACTGGTAATTCGGGTCTGCCACTATGCTCCAATTACCCTGAAGCAAGTATCGTTAATCCCAACTTGCATAGTGGAGATCTTGCTCAAGGGGCTCTTAATATGCGTCAAGATATGCAGAACTCCCAGAACATTGGTATTGGAGTTCAACAAcacaacttaatgccacaaaaccgaCCAGCTTTGGCTCAGTTGCCATCTGAGAAGCTTGCTGAGATGTCTCAAGATCCACAACTGTTAAATATGATTCGTCAAGATCTGCAGAACTCCCAGAACATTGGTATTGGATTTCAACAAcacaacttaatgccacaaaaccgaCCAGCTTTGGCTCAGTTGCCACCTGAGAAGCTTGCCGAGATATCTCAAGATCCACAAATGTTAAATATGCTTCAGCAGCAATATCTTTTGTCACAACTACAGTTGCAGTCTCAGACACCTTTTACACCTCAGCCTCCACTCTCTATGTTGGACAAGATGTTATTGctcaagcagcagcagcagcagcagcaactgcagcagcagcaacaacaactgcAACAGCAACTGGAGCAGCAACAAAAGCTATTGTTGCAGCAGCAACTGCTCTCTCAGATGGTGCCTCACGCGCATCCTAATCAACACACTGATGATTCTTATGCATTGAAGTATACTTCTGTGCCATCTGATGATTCTACCAGTCTTGGTTTTAGAAGAATGCAAGAGGCTATTGAAGTAGATCAGAAATTTTCTGTCCATGGTATGCAAGTGGGTCAACAACCTAGTCAGTCAATTATGAATTTTAGAAATATGGATGGTATAGCTTTATTGCAAAATCCTGTAACTGCACTGCCGGTGCCCCATGAAACTGCTGTGGGTGCACTTCCAAAAGAGGACCACTCTCGTCCTGGAATGTCGGAAGATTTTGCAAATGTCGACTTACAATTGAAATCAACTATGGTACACTCAAAGCTGGTGGAAGTTGCAGATAGGAACGAGGGTTTTAAATCTCACGAAGTGGACACTGCagcagaaaaaaataaaatgtCTGAAAAGGAGTTGAATTCTGGATCTACTATAATCATGGGGAGTGCTTCTGATGAAGCTAAGAATTTGCATGAACCACCACTAGATCCAAAGTCAGAAAATTTATCTTCTGATATTTCTGGTCAGGTTCAAGAGTCAAACCTGTCTGCAGAAGATACGCCTCCTGGCATCACAGCAGCTGTGGCAACTGAAGTAAAAGTTACTGATACACAGGAGACCAAAAaagcagaaaagaaaaggaagcaAAAGAAAAAACAGGCTGCTGCAGATGCTGGCAAAGGAACATCAAAGGCGGTTGTAGCCCAGCAGCAAAGGCAGGAAACTGAGGTTGACAATTCTGATATTGGTGGTAATAAGCATGATTTAACAGATGATACAGAGGAACTATTTTGGGGTTCACCTATCAGAGTGCAAAATGAGATTTTACCCTCCAAAAGTTTTCCAGAGGAACATGACGCTGACAAAGCTGAATCGCAGTTTAGTTCTCTATCATCTGATCCTCATAGCATGGCAAGCCAGCGTGCATGGAAACAACCTACTCAAGGTCTCAGGCCTAAGTCACTGCTAGAAATCCAAGCTGAGGAACAACTGCGTGCACAGAAAGGATTAACTACTGAAACTGCTAAGCCAGCAGCTTCAGTTCCTTCAATTTCTTGGAGTGGCATGTCAATATCTTCCGAGCAACATTATGGGGGTTCAAATATATCATTGGGAAGTATGGAAAGTGCTGTTGAGAGAAATAAAAGAAGCCAGTTGCATGATTTGCTGGCAGAAGAAGTTCTGGCGAGGTCAAGCATTGCAGATAATGAGAATAATGCCAACGATGCATTTTTCTCTCCTCTGTCGCCTGCTGCTGTTCAGGCTGATGCTCCTGCCCTTGATGATAATGACTTCATTGAGGCCAAGGACAAAAAGAACAAAAAGAGGTCAGCAAAAACAAAAGCTTCTACTGTGAAGGCTCCATCACCTGTTGTTTCCTTTGATCCACCAGCTATTTCGATGCCTTCTGAAAAGGGAAAGTCTGCCAAGCAAGCACAACAGGAGTTAGAAATATTGCCAGCTCCACCAAGTGGTCCATCGTTTGGAGATTTTGTTCTTTGGAAGAGTGATCAGACTAGCTCTGTGCCTGCTCCAGCATGGTCTAATGACTCAGCAAAGGTGCAGAAACCTTTGTCTTTGAGAGATATTCAGAGAGAACAAGAAAGGAGAACCGCATCTATCCAGCAACAAGCACCCTCACCAACTCCAGCAAAGGTGGCCCCGAACCAAAGAAGTCATGTGAATGCTTCTTCCTGGCAAGCTTCTGGACCACCTCCATCACAGGCAGTTGCCCCTGTCCAAATGAGTTCCAATGCTCCCAGTCATTCCAGGTCAAGTGCTGAAGATGATTTGTTTTGGGGCCCTTCTGAGCACTCCAAACAAGATACAAAGCA GTCTGAGTTTCCAAGTCTGTTGAGCCAAAGCAGAAGTTCCATGATGAAGGATCATTCTGCACTGAATCGTCAAAAGTCTCAGGCAGGCAGATTGCCAGTTCCTTCTGCTGCTACTGCAAACCAATCTGGCAAAGGGAAAGCAGAGGCTACAAACAAGCAGACTG AGGCAATGGACTTCAGAGATTGGTTGGATAGTGAATGGGCCAAGCTTACTGGAACAAATG ATGTAAGCTTCCTTGAGTTCTGCATAAAGCAATCAACTACCGAAGCGGAAATACTCCTCCATGAGAACATTGGTTCCCTTGACCGCAACCACGAGTTCATCGACAAGTTCCTCAACTACAAGGCCTTCCTGTCAGCAGATGTGATCCACATGGCCTTCCAAGCTCCCAGCAGCCGTGGTGACGGTGCAGGGTGGGCAAACCCTGCTGCTGCAGCTAGAGGAGGCACGGTCATAGACGCGGAGCTGGATGGCGGCGGGAAGAAAAAGGGGAAGAAGGGGAAGAAGGTGAGTGCCGCAGTGTTGGGGTTCAACGTGGCGAGCAACCGTATAATGATGGGCGAGATCCAGAACGTGGATTAG